Proteins from a genomic interval of Rosa chinensis cultivar Old Blush chromosome 2, RchiOBHm-V2, whole genome shotgun sequence:
- the LOC112186514 gene encoding regulation of nuclear pre-mRNA domain-containing protein 1A, whose product MSSVFSEQILADKLSKLNSTQQCIETLSHWCIFHRSKAELVVTTWEKQFHNAQMVQKVPLLYLANDILQNSKRKGNEFVTEFWKVLPGALKVINDEGDDHGKNVVSRLVGIWEERRVFGSRTRSLKELMLGQEVPPPLEFSGKKRSRSVRIMKRDSRSIRTKLSIGGAAEKIVSAFHLVIGENPNEDAEMSKCKSAVHQVRKLEKDVDSACTTAKDPKRKSLAKELEEEENVLKQCFEKLKSVEASRVALVSQLREALHEQESELENVRTHMQVAQAQAEEASNMRKRLNDEDYIFNPSSADANSKGHTPKKSAAAIAALVADKLAASSSSQLIMTSVLSTFAAEEAKNAGLTKPSTSSNSYPSTPKSSGTDSMSKPERSMPVSDPNVFMSTQPPTAPPNHSYQSAMVPQQQNHVPTSQAQFHMLQNPSSQQYLQPSGGVMSQYVYGNIPPLPLGPPPPPPHMVSPMVPMSQQPMQMNQQPSPITQQQQIPLIQQPPSFRPLQPPGMVYYSLPHHSQ is encoded by the exons ATGAGTAGTGTTTTCAGTGAGCAGATACTTGCAGATAAGCTCTCCAAGCTCAACAGCACCCAGCAGTGTATCGAAA CTTTGTCACACTGGTGTATATTTCATCGGAGCAAAGCTGAATTGGTGGTTACAACGTGGGAGAAACAGTTCCATAATGCACAAATGGTTCAAAAAGTCCCTCTCTTGTATCTTGCCAATGACATCCTGCAGAACAGCAAGCGTAAAGGAAATGAATTTGTTACCGAGTTTTGGAAGGTTCTTCCAGGAGCTCTTAAAGTTATTAATGATGAAGGTGATGACCATGGAAAGAATGTTGTCTCTAGATTG GTTGGTATATGGGAAGAGAGGAGAGTATTTGGGTCTCGCACGCGGAGCCTCAAAGAACTAATGCTTGGGCAAGAAGTGCCTCCACCCTTGGAGTTCAGTGGCAAAAAGCGCTCACGTTCAGTCAGAATTATGAAAAGAGATTCACGCTCTATCAGAACG AAACTTTCCATTGGAGGTGCAGCTGAGAAGATTGTATCGGCATTTCACTTGGTGATCGGTGAAAATCCAAATGAAGATGCCGAGATGAGCAAATGCAAGTCTGCAGTTCACCAAGTAAGGAAGTTGGAAAAAGATGTTGACAGTGCCTGTACTACTG CAAAGGATCCAAAACGGAAAAGTTTAGCCAAAGAACTCGAGGAGGAAGAAAATGTGTTGAAGCAGTGTTTTGAGAAACTTAAATCAGTTGAAGCGAGTAGAGTAGCACTTGTATCTCAATTAAGAGAAGCTTTGCATGAACAG GAATCTGAACTGGAGAATGTTCGAACTCATATGCAG GTGGCACAAGCACAGGCAGAAGAAGCCAGCAACATGCGGAAACGGCTAAATGATGAAGATTATATATTTAATCCATCAAGTGCTGATGCTAATTCCAAAGGACACACACCAAAGAAGTCTGCTGCAGCCATTGCCGCTTTGGTTGCAGACAAGCTTGCTGCTTCTAGCTCCTCTCAACTAATTATGACTTCTGTACTTTCTACTTTTGCTGCTGAAGAGGCGAAGAATGCTGGCCTGACCAAGCCCTCCACCTCTTCCAATTCATACCCATCCACACCAAAGAGTTCGGGCACTGATTCAATGTCTAAACCCGAAAGGTCCATGCCAGTTTCAGATCCCAATGTTTTTATGTCAACACAGCCACCCACTGCGCCTCCAAACCACTCTTACCAATCAGCAATGGTTCCACAACAGCAGAATCATGTCCCAACCTCACAAGCTCAATTTCATATGCTTCAAAACCCATCCTCACAACAATATTTACAGCCATCAGGAGGTGTCATGAGCCAATATGTTTACGGGAACATTCCACCTTTGCCTCTaggaccaccaccacccccaccGCATATGGTAAGTCCAATGGTGCCAATGTCTCAGCAGCCCATGCAAATGAACCAGCAGCCCTCCCCAATTACCCAGCAGCAACAAATACCCTTAATTCAACAACCTCCTAGTTTCCGGCCACTTCAGCCACCCGGAATGGTGTATTATAGCCTTCCTCATCATTCTCAGTGA
- the LOC112186515 gene encoding short-chain dehydrogenase RED1, with translation MEFYGQQVVLITGCSQGGIGHALARSFADEGCLVVATARSLSSMAYLEDDPRFFLQELDVVSEESVNEVVSTVVEKYGRIDVVVNNAGVQCVGPLAEVPLSALQHTFDTNVYGPMRLIQAVIPHMVSRRKGKIVNVGSVSALSPGPWSGAYTASKAALQALSDSLRLELKPFGINVITVVPGAIRSNIGNSGLVGYNKMPEWKLYKPFEAAIRARVTLSQGPKSTPSEEFAKKTVSAILKKNPPAWFSSGHLSVIFAILYYMPIVVRDFVLRKAMKL, from the exons ATGGAGTTCTACGGCCAACAAGTGGTTCTGATCACCGGCTGCTCGCAGGGTGGCATCGGCCACGCGCTGGCACGCTCCTTCGCCGACGAGGGCTGCCTGGTGGTGGCCACAGCCAGGTCTCTGAGCTCCATGGCCTATCTTGAGGACGACCCAAGATTCTTCCTTCAAGAATTGGACGTGGTTTCCGAGGAGAGCGTGAACGAAGTGGTGTCTACAGTGGTGGAGAAGTACGGCAGAATCGATGTGGTGGTGAACAATGCTGGAGTTCAGTGCGTGGGTCCACTCGCTGAAGTTCCTCTCTCTGCTCTGCAACACACGTTTGACACCAACGTTTATG GTCCCATGAGGTTGATACAAGCTGTTATCCCTCACATGGTGTCAAGGAGAAAGGGAAAGATTGTAAATGTTGGAAGTGTTTCTGCGTTGTCCCCTGGACCATGGTCTGGTGCTTACACAGCATCTAAAGCTGCTCTTCAAGCACTTAGTGATTCTTTAAG ATTGGAACTCAAGCCCTTTGGGATCAATGTAATCACTGTTGTACCTGGAGCTATTAGGTCAAACATTGGAAATTCTGGTTTAGTTGGCTACAACAAGATGCCTGAATGGAAATTATATAAACCTTTTGAGGCAGCAATTCGTGCTAGAGTGACTCTCTCACAAGGACCCAAATCAACCCCTTCAGAGGAGTTTGCGAAGAAGACAGTATCTGCCATTCTGAAGAAGAATCCACCAGCTTGGTTCTCTTCCGGTCACCTCTCTGTCATATTTGCAATCTTGTATTATATGCCAATCGTCGTTAGGGATTTTGTCCTGAGGAAAGCAATGAAGCTTTGA